In Cynocephalus volans isolate mCynVol1 chromosome 3, mCynVol1.pri, whole genome shotgun sequence, one DNA window encodes the following:
- the CNOT3 gene encoding CCR4-NOT transcription complex subunit 3 isoform X1 has protein sequence MADKRKLQGEIDRCLKKVSEGVEQFEDIWQKLHNAANANQKEKYEADLKKEIKKLQRLRDQIKTWVASNEIKDKRQLIDNRKLIETQMERFKVVERETKTKAYSKEGLGLAQKVDPAQKEKEEVGQWLTNTIDTLNMQVDQFESEVESLSVQTRKKKGDKDQKQDRIEGLKRHIEKHRYHVRMLETILRMLDNDSILVDAIRKIKDDVEYYVDSSQDPDFEENEFLYDDLDLEDIPQALVATSPPSHSHMEDEIFNQSSSTPTSTTSSSPIPPSPANCTTENSEDDKKRGRSTDSEVSQSPAKNGSKPVHSNQHPQSPAVPPSYPSGPPTAASSLSTTPGNNGAPSPAAPPSALGPKASPAPSHNSGTPTPYAQAVAPPVPSGPSTTQPRPPSVQPSGGGSGGGGGGGSGSNSNSSTGGGAAKQNGATSYSSVVADSPAEVALSSSGGSNASSQALGLPSGTHNPPPSTSKEPSAAASTGTGGVAPGSGNNSGGSSLLVPLPVNPPSSPTPSFSEAKAAGALLNGPPQFSTAPEIKAPEPLSSLKSMAERAAISSGIEDPVPTLHLTERAPPLPTDIILSSTSAPPASAQPPLQLSEVNIPLSLGVCPLGPVPLTKEQLYQQAMEEAAWHHMPHPSDSERIRQYLPRNPCPTPPYHHQMPPPHSDTVEFYQRLSTETLFFIFYYLEGTKAQYLAAKALKKQSWRFHTKYMMWFQRHEEPKTITDEFEQGTYIYFDYEKWGQRKKEGFTFEYRYLEDRDLQ, from the exons AGGCTGAGGGACCAGATCAAGACATGGGTAGCGTCCAATGAGATCAAAGACAAGAGGCAGCTTATAGACAACCGCAAGCTCATTGAGACG CAAATGGAACGGTTCAAGGTTGTGGAACGAGAGACCAAAACCAAAGCTTACAGCAAGGAGGGCCTTGGCCTGGCCCAGAAGGTGGACCCTgcccagaaggaaaaggaagaggttGGCCAGTGGCTCACA AATACCATCGACACTCTAAACATGCAGGTGGACCAGTTTGAGAGTGAAGTGGAGTCACTGTCTGTGCAGACGCGCAAGAAGAAGGGTGACAAGGAT CAGAAGCAGGACCGGATCGAGGGCTTGAAGCGGCATATCGAGAAGCACCGCTACCACGTGCGCATGTTGGAGACCATCCTGCGCATGCTGGACAATGACTCCATCCTCGTGGATGCCATCCGCAAGATCAAGGACGATGTAGAGTACTATGTTGACTCATCCCAGGACCCTGACTTCGAGGAGAATGAGTTCCTATATGACGACCTGGACCTCGAGGACATTC CACAGGCGCTGGTCGCCACCTCCCCCCCAAGCCACAGCCACATGGAGGATGAAATCTTCAACCAGTCTAGCAGCACACCCACCTCAACCACCTCCAGCTCTCCCATCCCGCCCAGCCCGGCCAACTGTACCACG GAGAACTCCGAAGATGATAAGAAGAGGGGACGCTCGACGGATAGTGAAGTCAGCCAG TCTCCAGCCAAAAACGGCTCCAAGCCTGTCCACAGCAACCAGCACCCTCAGTCCCCAGCTGTGCCACCCTCCTACCCCTCCGGCCCCCCGACTGCTGCCTCTTCCTTGAGCACCACCCCTGGCAACAATGGGGCCCCCTCTCCAGCAGCACCCCCAAGTGCCCTGGGCCCCAAGGCCAGTCCAGCTCCCAGCCACAACTCGGGCACCCCCACCCCCTACGCCCAGGCTGTGGCCCCGCCCGTCCCCAGTGGGCCCAGCACCACCCAGCCCCGGCCCCCCAGCGTCCAGCCTAGCGGGGGAGGCAGCGGAGGTGGCGGAGGCGGAGGGAGCGGCAGCAATAGTAATAGCAGTACAGGTGGAGGTGCTGCCAAGCAGAATGGTGCCACCA GTTACAGCTCAGTTGTGGCAGACAGCCCGGCAGAGGTGGCTTTGAGCAGCAGCGGAGGCAGCAACGCCAGCAGCCAGGCTTTGGGCCTCCCCTCTGGCACCCACAACCCACCTCCCAGCACCTC GAAGGAACCCAGTGCAGCAGCCTCAACAGGGACTGGGGGTGTGGCCCCAGGCTCAGGAAACAACTCAGGGGGATCCAGCCTCCTGGTGCCACTTCCTGTGAATCCCCCCAGTTCCCCAACGCCCAGCTTCAGTGAGGCCAAGGCAGCTGGTGCCCTGCTCAATGGGCCCCCACAGTTCAGCACTGCTCCAGAGATCAAG gctcccgagccTCTGAGCTCCTTGAAGTCCATGGCAGAGCGGGCAGCCATCAGCTCTGGCATTGAGGACCCTGTGCCAACGCTGCACCTGACTGAGCGAG ccccacccctccccacagaCATCATTCTGAGCAGCACATCGGCACCTCCGGCCTCGGCCCAGCCACCCCTGCAGCTGTCAGAGGTGAACATACCGCTGTCACTAGGCGTGTGTCCACTGGGGCCTGTGCCCCTCACCAAGGAGCAGCTCTACCAGCAGGCCATGGAAGAGGCTGCCTGGCACCACATGCCCCACCCCTCTGACTCGGAGCGTATCCG GCAGTATCTCCCCCGGAACCCCTGTCCAACGCCTCCCTACCACCACCAGATGCCACCCCCACATTCAGACACCGTGGAGTTCTACCAGCGCTTGTCCACCGAGACGCTCTTCTTCATCTTCTACTATCTGGAG GGCACTAAGGCACAGTACCTGGCAGCCAAGGCCCTAAAGAAGCAGTCATGGCGATTCCACACCAAGTATATGATGTGGTTCCAGAGGCACGAGGAGCCCAAGACCATCACAGATGAGTTCGAGCAG GGCACCTACATCTACTTTGACTACGAGAAGTGGGGCCAGCGGAAGAAGGAAGGCTTCACCTTTGAGTATCGCTACCTGGAGGACCGGGACCTCCAGTGA
- the CNOT3 gene encoding CCR4-NOT transcription complex subunit 3 isoform X3 has translation MADKRKLQGEIDRCLKKVSEGVEQFEDIWQKLHNAANANQKEKYEADLKKEIKKLQRLRDQIKTWVASNEIKDKRQLIDNRKLIETQMERFKVVERETKTKAYSKEGLGLAQKVDPAQKEKEEVGQWLTNTIDTLNMQVDQFESEVESLSVQTRKKKGDKDQKQDRIEGLKRHIEKHRYHVRMLETILRMLDNDSILVDAIRKIKDDVEYYVDSSQDPDFEENEFLYDDLDLEDIPQALVATSPPSHSHMEDEIFNQSSSTPTSTTSSSPIPPSPANCTTENSEDDKKRGRSTDSEVSQSPAKNGSKPVHSNQHPQSPAVPPSYPSGPPTAASSLSTTPGNNGAPSPAAPPSALGPKASPAPSHNSGTPTPYAQAVAPPVPSGPSTTQPRPPSVQPSGGGSGGGGGGGSGSNSNSSTGGGAAKQNGATSYSSVVADSPAEVALSSSGGSNASSQALGLPSGTHNPPPSTSKEPSAAASTGTGGVAPGSGNNSGGSSLLVPLPVNPPSSPTPSFSEAKAAGALLNGPPQFSTAPEIKAPEPLSSLKSMAERAAISSGIEDPVPTLHLTERDIILSSTSAPPASAQPPLQLSEVNIPLSLGVCPLGPVPLTKEQLYQQAMEEAAWHHMPHPSDSERIRQYLPRNPCPTPPYHHQMPPPHSDTVEFYQRLSTETLFFIFYYLEGTKAQYLAAKALKKQSWRFHTKYMMWFQRHEEPKTITDEFEQGTYIYFDYEKWGQRKKEGFTFEYRYLEDRDLQ, from the exons AGGCTGAGGGACCAGATCAAGACATGGGTAGCGTCCAATGAGATCAAAGACAAGAGGCAGCTTATAGACAACCGCAAGCTCATTGAGACG CAAATGGAACGGTTCAAGGTTGTGGAACGAGAGACCAAAACCAAAGCTTACAGCAAGGAGGGCCTTGGCCTGGCCCAGAAGGTGGACCCTgcccagaaggaaaaggaagaggttGGCCAGTGGCTCACA AATACCATCGACACTCTAAACATGCAGGTGGACCAGTTTGAGAGTGAAGTGGAGTCACTGTCTGTGCAGACGCGCAAGAAGAAGGGTGACAAGGAT CAGAAGCAGGACCGGATCGAGGGCTTGAAGCGGCATATCGAGAAGCACCGCTACCACGTGCGCATGTTGGAGACCATCCTGCGCATGCTGGACAATGACTCCATCCTCGTGGATGCCATCCGCAAGATCAAGGACGATGTAGAGTACTATGTTGACTCATCCCAGGACCCTGACTTCGAGGAGAATGAGTTCCTATATGACGACCTGGACCTCGAGGACATTC CACAGGCGCTGGTCGCCACCTCCCCCCCAAGCCACAGCCACATGGAGGATGAAATCTTCAACCAGTCTAGCAGCACACCCACCTCAACCACCTCCAGCTCTCCCATCCCGCCCAGCCCGGCCAACTGTACCACG GAGAACTCCGAAGATGATAAGAAGAGGGGACGCTCGACGGATAGTGAAGTCAGCCAG TCTCCAGCCAAAAACGGCTCCAAGCCTGTCCACAGCAACCAGCACCCTCAGTCCCCAGCTGTGCCACCCTCCTACCCCTCCGGCCCCCCGACTGCTGCCTCTTCCTTGAGCACCACCCCTGGCAACAATGGGGCCCCCTCTCCAGCAGCACCCCCAAGTGCCCTGGGCCCCAAGGCCAGTCCAGCTCCCAGCCACAACTCGGGCACCCCCACCCCCTACGCCCAGGCTGTGGCCCCGCCCGTCCCCAGTGGGCCCAGCACCACCCAGCCCCGGCCCCCCAGCGTCCAGCCTAGCGGGGGAGGCAGCGGAGGTGGCGGAGGCGGAGGGAGCGGCAGCAATAGTAATAGCAGTACAGGTGGAGGTGCTGCCAAGCAGAATGGTGCCACCA GTTACAGCTCAGTTGTGGCAGACAGCCCGGCAGAGGTGGCTTTGAGCAGCAGCGGAGGCAGCAACGCCAGCAGCCAGGCTTTGGGCCTCCCCTCTGGCACCCACAACCCACCTCCCAGCACCTC GAAGGAACCCAGTGCAGCAGCCTCAACAGGGACTGGGGGTGTGGCCCCAGGCTCAGGAAACAACTCAGGGGGATCCAGCCTCCTGGTGCCACTTCCTGTGAATCCCCCCAGTTCCCCAACGCCCAGCTTCAGTGAGGCCAAGGCAGCTGGTGCCCTGCTCAATGGGCCCCCACAGTTCAGCACTGCTCCAGAGATCAAG gctcccgagccTCTGAGCTCCTTGAAGTCCATGGCAGAGCGGGCAGCCATCAGCTCTGGCATTGAGGACCCTGTGCCAACGCTGCACCTGACTGAGCGAG aCATCATTCTGAGCAGCACATCGGCACCTCCGGCCTCGGCCCAGCCACCCCTGCAGCTGTCAGAGGTGAACATACCGCTGTCACTAGGCGTGTGTCCACTGGGGCCTGTGCCCCTCACCAAGGAGCAGCTCTACCAGCAGGCCATGGAAGAGGCTGCCTGGCACCACATGCCCCACCCCTCTGACTCGGAGCGTATCCG GCAGTATCTCCCCCGGAACCCCTGTCCAACGCCTCCCTACCACCACCAGATGCCACCCCCACATTCAGACACCGTGGAGTTCTACCAGCGCTTGTCCACCGAGACGCTCTTCTTCATCTTCTACTATCTGGAG GGCACTAAGGCACAGTACCTGGCAGCCAAGGCCCTAAAGAAGCAGTCATGGCGATTCCACACCAAGTATATGATGTGGTTCCAGAGGCACGAGGAGCCCAAGACCATCACAGATGAGTTCGAGCAG GGCACCTACATCTACTTTGACTACGAGAAGTGGGGCCAGCGGAAGAAGGAAGGCTTCACCTTTGAGTATCGCTACCTGGAGGACCGGGACCTCCAGTGA
- the CNOT3 gene encoding CCR4-NOT transcription complex subunit 3 isoform X2: MADKRKLQGEIDRCLKKVSEGVEQFEDIWQKLHNAANANQKEKYEADLKKEIKKLQRLRDQIKTWVASNEIKDKRQLIDNRKLIETQMERFKVVERETKTKAYSKEGLGLAQKVDPAQKEKEEVGQWLTNTIDTLNMQVDQFESEVESLSVQTRKKKGDKDKQDRIEGLKRHIEKHRYHVRMLETILRMLDNDSILVDAIRKIKDDVEYYVDSSQDPDFEENEFLYDDLDLEDIPQALVATSPPSHSHMEDEIFNQSSSTPTSTTSSSPIPPSPANCTTENSEDDKKRGRSTDSEVSQSPAKNGSKPVHSNQHPQSPAVPPSYPSGPPTAASSLSTTPGNNGAPSPAAPPSALGPKASPAPSHNSGTPTPYAQAVAPPVPSGPSTTQPRPPSVQPSGGGSGGGGGGGSGSNSNSSTGGGAAKQNGATSYSSVVADSPAEVALSSSGGSNASSQALGLPSGTHNPPPSTSKEPSAAASTGTGGVAPGSGNNSGGSSLLVPLPVNPPSSPTPSFSEAKAAGALLNGPPQFSTAPEIKAPEPLSSLKSMAERAAISSGIEDPVPTLHLTERAPPLPTDIILSSTSAPPASAQPPLQLSEVNIPLSLGVCPLGPVPLTKEQLYQQAMEEAAWHHMPHPSDSERIRQYLPRNPCPTPPYHHQMPPPHSDTVEFYQRLSTETLFFIFYYLEGTKAQYLAAKALKKQSWRFHTKYMMWFQRHEEPKTITDEFEQGTYIYFDYEKWGQRKKEGFTFEYRYLEDRDLQ, from the exons AGGCTGAGGGACCAGATCAAGACATGGGTAGCGTCCAATGAGATCAAAGACAAGAGGCAGCTTATAGACAACCGCAAGCTCATTGAGACG CAAATGGAACGGTTCAAGGTTGTGGAACGAGAGACCAAAACCAAAGCTTACAGCAAGGAGGGCCTTGGCCTGGCCCAGAAGGTGGACCCTgcccagaaggaaaaggaagaggttGGCCAGTGGCTCACA AATACCATCGACACTCTAAACATGCAGGTGGACCAGTTTGAGAGTGAAGTGGAGTCACTGTCTGTGCAGACGCGCAAGAAGAAGGGTGACAAGGAT AAGCAGGACCGGATCGAGGGCTTGAAGCGGCATATCGAGAAGCACCGCTACCACGTGCGCATGTTGGAGACCATCCTGCGCATGCTGGACAATGACTCCATCCTCGTGGATGCCATCCGCAAGATCAAGGACGATGTAGAGTACTATGTTGACTCATCCCAGGACCCTGACTTCGAGGAGAATGAGTTCCTATATGACGACCTGGACCTCGAGGACATTC CACAGGCGCTGGTCGCCACCTCCCCCCCAAGCCACAGCCACATGGAGGATGAAATCTTCAACCAGTCTAGCAGCACACCCACCTCAACCACCTCCAGCTCTCCCATCCCGCCCAGCCCGGCCAACTGTACCACG GAGAACTCCGAAGATGATAAGAAGAGGGGACGCTCGACGGATAGTGAAGTCAGCCAG TCTCCAGCCAAAAACGGCTCCAAGCCTGTCCACAGCAACCAGCACCCTCAGTCCCCAGCTGTGCCACCCTCCTACCCCTCCGGCCCCCCGACTGCTGCCTCTTCCTTGAGCACCACCCCTGGCAACAATGGGGCCCCCTCTCCAGCAGCACCCCCAAGTGCCCTGGGCCCCAAGGCCAGTCCAGCTCCCAGCCACAACTCGGGCACCCCCACCCCCTACGCCCAGGCTGTGGCCCCGCCCGTCCCCAGTGGGCCCAGCACCACCCAGCCCCGGCCCCCCAGCGTCCAGCCTAGCGGGGGAGGCAGCGGAGGTGGCGGAGGCGGAGGGAGCGGCAGCAATAGTAATAGCAGTACAGGTGGAGGTGCTGCCAAGCAGAATGGTGCCACCA GTTACAGCTCAGTTGTGGCAGACAGCCCGGCAGAGGTGGCTTTGAGCAGCAGCGGAGGCAGCAACGCCAGCAGCCAGGCTTTGGGCCTCCCCTCTGGCACCCACAACCCACCTCCCAGCACCTC GAAGGAACCCAGTGCAGCAGCCTCAACAGGGACTGGGGGTGTGGCCCCAGGCTCAGGAAACAACTCAGGGGGATCCAGCCTCCTGGTGCCACTTCCTGTGAATCCCCCCAGTTCCCCAACGCCCAGCTTCAGTGAGGCCAAGGCAGCTGGTGCCCTGCTCAATGGGCCCCCACAGTTCAGCACTGCTCCAGAGATCAAG gctcccgagccTCTGAGCTCCTTGAAGTCCATGGCAGAGCGGGCAGCCATCAGCTCTGGCATTGAGGACCCTGTGCCAACGCTGCACCTGACTGAGCGAG ccccacccctccccacagaCATCATTCTGAGCAGCACATCGGCACCTCCGGCCTCGGCCCAGCCACCCCTGCAGCTGTCAGAGGTGAACATACCGCTGTCACTAGGCGTGTGTCCACTGGGGCCTGTGCCCCTCACCAAGGAGCAGCTCTACCAGCAGGCCATGGAAGAGGCTGCCTGGCACCACATGCCCCACCCCTCTGACTCGGAGCGTATCCG GCAGTATCTCCCCCGGAACCCCTGTCCAACGCCTCCCTACCACCACCAGATGCCACCCCCACATTCAGACACCGTGGAGTTCTACCAGCGCTTGTCCACCGAGACGCTCTTCTTCATCTTCTACTATCTGGAG GGCACTAAGGCACAGTACCTGGCAGCCAAGGCCCTAAAGAAGCAGTCATGGCGATTCCACACCAAGTATATGATGTGGTTCCAGAGGCACGAGGAGCCCAAGACCATCACAGATGAGTTCGAGCAG GGCACCTACATCTACTTTGACTACGAGAAGTGGGGCCAGCGGAAGAAGGAAGGCTTCACCTTTGAGTATCGCTACCTGGAGGACCGGGACCTCCAGTGA
- the CNOT3 gene encoding CCR4-NOT transcription complex subunit 3 isoform X4: MADKRKLQGEIDRCLKKVSEGVEQFEDIWQKLHNAANANQKEKYEADLKKEIKKLQRLRDQIKTWVASNEIKDKRQLIDNRKLIETQMERFKVVERETKTKAYSKEGLGLAQKVDPAQKEKEEVGQWLTNTIDTLNMQVDQFESEVESLSVQTRKKKGDKDKQDRIEGLKRHIEKHRYHVRMLETILRMLDNDSILVDAIRKIKDDVEYYVDSSQDPDFEENEFLYDDLDLEDIPQALVATSPPSHSHMEDEIFNQSSSTPTSTTSSSPIPPSPANCTTENSEDDKKRGRSTDSEVSQSPAKNGSKPVHSNQHPQSPAVPPSYPSGPPTAASSLSTTPGNNGAPSPAAPPSALGPKASPAPSHNSGTPTPYAQAVAPPVPSGPSTTQPRPPSVQPSGGGSGGGGGGGSGSNSNSSTGGGAAKQNGATSYSSVVADSPAEVALSSSGGSNASSQALGLPSGTHNPPPSTSKEPSAAASTGTGGVAPGSGNNSGGSSLLVPLPVNPPSSPTPSFSEAKAAGALLNGPPQFSTAPEIKAPEPLSSLKSMAERAAISSGIEDPVPTLHLTERDIILSSTSAPPASAQPPLQLSEVNIPLSLGVCPLGPVPLTKEQLYQQAMEEAAWHHMPHPSDSERIRQYLPRNPCPTPPYHHQMPPPHSDTVEFYQRLSTETLFFIFYYLEGTKAQYLAAKALKKQSWRFHTKYMMWFQRHEEPKTITDEFEQGTYIYFDYEKWGQRKKEGFTFEYRYLEDRDLQ, encoded by the exons AGGCTGAGGGACCAGATCAAGACATGGGTAGCGTCCAATGAGATCAAAGACAAGAGGCAGCTTATAGACAACCGCAAGCTCATTGAGACG CAAATGGAACGGTTCAAGGTTGTGGAACGAGAGACCAAAACCAAAGCTTACAGCAAGGAGGGCCTTGGCCTGGCCCAGAAGGTGGACCCTgcccagaaggaaaaggaagaggttGGCCAGTGGCTCACA AATACCATCGACACTCTAAACATGCAGGTGGACCAGTTTGAGAGTGAAGTGGAGTCACTGTCTGTGCAGACGCGCAAGAAGAAGGGTGACAAGGAT AAGCAGGACCGGATCGAGGGCTTGAAGCGGCATATCGAGAAGCACCGCTACCACGTGCGCATGTTGGAGACCATCCTGCGCATGCTGGACAATGACTCCATCCTCGTGGATGCCATCCGCAAGATCAAGGACGATGTAGAGTACTATGTTGACTCATCCCAGGACCCTGACTTCGAGGAGAATGAGTTCCTATATGACGACCTGGACCTCGAGGACATTC CACAGGCGCTGGTCGCCACCTCCCCCCCAAGCCACAGCCACATGGAGGATGAAATCTTCAACCAGTCTAGCAGCACACCCACCTCAACCACCTCCAGCTCTCCCATCCCGCCCAGCCCGGCCAACTGTACCACG GAGAACTCCGAAGATGATAAGAAGAGGGGACGCTCGACGGATAGTGAAGTCAGCCAG TCTCCAGCCAAAAACGGCTCCAAGCCTGTCCACAGCAACCAGCACCCTCAGTCCCCAGCTGTGCCACCCTCCTACCCCTCCGGCCCCCCGACTGCTGCCTCTTCCTTGAGCACCACCCCTGGCAACAATGGGGCCCCCTCTCCAGCAGCACCCCCAAGTGCCCTGGGCCCCAAGGCCAGTCCAGCTCCCAGCCACAACTCGGGCACCCCCACCCCCTACGCCCAGGCTGTGGCCCCGCCCGTCCCCAGTGGGCCCAGCACCACCCAGCCCCGGCCCCCCAGCGTCCAGCCTAGCGGGGGAGGCAGCGGAGGTGGCGGAGGCGGAGGGAGCGGCAGCAATAGTAATAGCAGTACAGGTGGAGGTGCTGCCAAGCAGAATGGTGCCACCA GTTACAGCTCAGTTGTGGCAGACAGCCCGGCAGAGGTGGCTTTGAGCAGCAGCGGAGGCAGCAACGCCAGCAGCCAGGCTTTGGGCCTCCCCTCTGGCACCCACAACCCACCTCCCAGCACCTC GAAGGAACCCAGTGCAGCAGCCTCAACAGGGACTGGGGGTGTGGCCCCAGGCTCAGGAAACAACTCAGGGGGATCCAGCCTCCTGGTGCCACTTCCTGTGAATCCCCCCAGTTCCCCAACGCCCAGCTTCAGTGAGGCCAAGGCAGCTGGTGCCCTGCTCAATGGGCCCCCACAGTTCAGCACTGCTCCAGAGATCAAG gctcccgagccTCTGAGCTCCTTGAAGTCCATGGCAGAGCGGGCAGCCATCAGCTCTGGCATTGAGGACCCTGTGCCAACGCTGCACCTGACTGAGCGAG aCATCATTCTGAGCAGCACATCGGCACCTCCGGCCTCGGCCCAGCCACCCCTGCAGCTGTCAGAGGTGAACATACCGCTGTCACTAGGCGTGTGTCCACTGGGGCCTGTGCCCCTCACCAAGGAGCAGCTCTACCAGCAGGCCATGGAAGAGGCTGCCTGGCACCACATGCCCCACCCCTCTGACTCGGAGCGTATCCG GCAGTATCTCCCCCGGAACCCCTGTCCAACGCCTCCCTACCACCACCAGATGCCACCCCCACATTCAGACACCGTGGAGTTCTACCAGCGCTTGTCCACCGAGACGCTCTTCTTCATCTTCTACTATCTGGAG GGCACTAAGGCACAGTACCTGGCAGCCAAGGCCCTAAAGAAGCAGTCATGGCGATTCCACACCAAGTATATGATGTGGTTCCAGAGGCACGAGGAGCCCAAGACCATCACAGATGAGTTCGAGCAG GGCACCTACATCTACTTTGACTACGAGAAGTGGGGCCAGCGGAAGAAGGAAGGCTTCACCTTTGAGTATCGCTACCTGGAGGACCGGGACCTCCAGTGA
- the CNOT3 gene encoding CCR4-NOT transcription complex subunit 3 isoform X5, translating into MADKRKLQGEIDRCLKKVSEGVEQFEDIWQKLHNAANANQKEKYEADLKKEIKKLQRLRDQIKTWVASNEIKDKRQLIDNRKLIETQMERFKVVERETKTKAYSKEGLGLAQKVDPAQKEKEEVGQWLTNTIDTLNMQVDQFESEVESLSVQTRKKKGDKDQKQDRIEGLKRHIEKHRYHVRMLETILRMLDNDSILVDAIRKIKDDVEYYVDSSQDPDFEENEFLYDDLDLEDIPQALVATSPPSHSHMEDEIFNQSSSTPTSTTSSSPIPPSPANCTTENSEDDKKRGRSTDSEVSQSPAKNGSKPVHSNQHPQSPAVPPSYPSGPPTAASSLSTTPGNNGAPSPAAPPSALGPKASPAPSHNSGTPTPYAQAVAPPVPSGPSTTQPRPPSVQPSGGGSGGGGGGGSGSNSNSSTGGGAAKQNGATSYSSVVADSPAEVALSSSGGSNASSQALGLPSGTHNPPPSTSKEPSAAASTGTGGVAPGSGNNSGGSSLLVPLPVNPPSSPTPSFSEAKAAGALLNGPPQFSTAPEIKAPEPLSSLKSMAERAAISSGIEDPVPTLHLTERAPPLPTDIILSSTSAPPASAQPPLQLSEVNIPLSLGVCPLGPVPLTKEQLYQQAMEEAAWHHMPHPSDSERIRQYLPRNPCPTPPYHHQMPPPHSDTVEFYQRLSTETLFFIFYYLEVQQGPRGSLGPPGFAATAAVPPRAGGVRALRHSTWQPRP; encoded by the exons AGGCTGAGGGACCAGATCAAGACATGGGTAGCGTCCAATGAGATCAAAGACAAGAGGCAGCTTATAGACAACCGCAAGCTCATTGAGACG CAAATGGAACGGTTCAAGGTTGTGGAACGAGAGACCAAAACCAAAGCTTACAGCAAGGAGGGCCTTGGCCTGGCCCAGAAGGTGGACCCTgcccagaaggaaaaggaagaggttGGCCAGTGGCTCACA AATACCATCGACACTCTAAACATGCAGGTGGACCAGTTTGAGAGTGAAGTGGAGTCACTGTCTGTGCAGACGCGCAAGAAGAAGGGTGACAAGGAT CAGAAGCAGGACCGGATCGAGGGCTTGAAGCGGCATATCGAGAAGCACCGCTACCACGTGCGCATGTTGGAGACCATCCTGCGCATGCTGGACAATGACTCCATCCTCGTGGATGCCATCCGCAAGATCAAGGACGATGTAGAGTACTATGTTGACTCATCCCAGGACCCTGACTTCGAGGAGAATGAGTTCCTATATGACGACCTGGACCTCGAGGACATTC CACAGGCGCTGGTCGCCACCTCCCCCCCAAGCCACAGCCACATGGAGGATGAAATCTTCAACCAGTCTAGCAGCACACCCACCTCAACCACCTCCAGCTCTCCCATCCCGCCCAGCCCGGCCAACTGTACCACG GAGAACTCCGAAGATGATAAGAAGAGGGGACGCTCGACGGATAGTGAAGTCAGCCAG TCTCCAGCCAAAAACGGCTCCAAGCCTGTCCACAGCAACCAGCACCCTCAGTCCCCAGCTGTGCCACCCTCCTACCCCTCCGGCCCCCCGACTGCTGCCTCTTCCTTGAGCACCACCCCTGGCAACAATGGGGCCCCCTCTCCAGCAGCACCCCCAAGTGCCCTGGGCCCCAAGGCCAGTCCAGCTCCCAGCCACAACTCGGGCACCCCCACCCCCTACGCCCAGGCTGTGGCCCCGCCCGTCCCCAGTGGGCCCAGCACCACCCAGCCCCGGCCCCCCAGCGTCCAGCCTAGCGGGGGAGGCAGCGGAGGTGGCGGAGGCGGAGGGAGCGGCAGCAATAGTAATAGCAGTACAGGTGGAGGTGCTGCCAAGCAGAATGGTGCCACCA GTTACAGCTCAGTTGTGGCAGACAGCCCGGCAGAGGTGGCTTTGAGCAGCAGCGGAGGCAGCAACGCCAGCAGCCAGGCTTTGGGCCTCCCCTCTGGCACCCACAACCCACCTCCCAGCACCTC GAAGGAACCCAGTGCAGCAGCCTCAACAGGGACTGGGGGTGTGGCCCCAGGCTCAGGAAACAACTCAGGGGGATCCAGCCTCCTGGTGCCACTTCCTGTGAATCCCCCCAGTTCCCCAACGCCCAGCTTCAGTGAGGCCAAGGCAGCTGGTGCCCTGCTCAATGGGCCCCCACAGTTCAGCACTGCTCCAGAGATCAAG gctcccgagccTCTGAGCTCCTTGAAGTCCATGGCAGAGCGGGCAGCCATCAGCTCTGGCATTGAGGACCCTGTGCCAACGCTGCACCTGACTGAGCGAG ccccacccctccccacagaCATCATTCTGAGCAGCACATCGGCACCTCCGGCCTCGGCCCAGCCACCCCTGCAGCTGTCAGAGGTGAACATACCGCTGTCACTAGGCGTGTGTCCACTGGGGCCTGTGCCCCTCACCAAGGAGCAGCTCTACCAGCAGGCCATGGAAGAGGCTGCCTGGCACCACATGCCCCACCCCTCTGACTCGGAGCGTATCCG GCAGTATCTCCCCCGGAACCCCTGTCCAACGCCTCCCTACCACCACCAGATGCCACCCCCACATTCAGACACCGTGGAGTTCTACCAGCGCTTGTCCACCGAGACGCTCTTCTTCATCTTCTACTATCTGGAGGTACAGCAGGGCCCCCGGGGCAGCCTCGGGCCCCCCGGCttcgccgccaccgccgccgtcCCCCCTCGGGCTGGAGGGGTGAG GGCACTAAGGCACAGTACCTGGCAGCCAAGGCCCTAA